The genome window TCCAATCACCAAAAGTACTCCAACTGCAATACCGGCAATTGCAGGGGCTCCACCAAATTGCAAGCTCAGAAAAATGATGAAAAAAATCGGGAAACTTATAAGTGCAAATAGTAATCCAAAACTAAAATGACCGATAAGCTGCTCACCCCAGGAGTTTTTTAACATTTTTGCAGACAGTTTAAGTGAGGTGACCGGGCCTTTTCCCTCTACGATAAGAATAGGCAAAACAAGAAAACTGATAACCGTCCAGCTCAATCCCAAAAATGCTGAGAATATTTTTCCAATCGAATCGGAGGAGTTTTCAAGAGAATTTATGATCAAACCAACTGTTGAGGCAATGAAGGTCCATCCCAAAAGTGGAGTAATTCTGTGAGTAACCATTTTTAGTGCTTGAGAAATTGTGGGTCTGCCGCCACGCATCACTTCAATGGCATATACCACCGATGCAGAATTAAAAAACAACATCACAAAATAAGAGAGAAAATAGAAGAGAAAGAGATAAATGTACCCAAGCACTCCGGGCTGGTTCTCTAAAAAACGGATGGATTCGAGACTTCCCGTTGCAAAAAAGGGCAACATAAAACTGCCAATTATGAGCAGCGTAAAAATTCCTGAGAGAATTGGAAATATCAGGATCATGGCATCTTCTTTTAAAACCCGGAAAGAGCTTTTCATTAACGACCACGTATTCGAAAACCGATGCATAGGTATTGAATTTGTTTATTGACGATGTTCTAAAAAATATCAAAATGGCTGATTAATAAAACAGGGCATAGTAGATCACATAAAACCAGCTAAGAATTCCATGGATAATAGCCCATATGATCGACTTGTTGACCGACCATGAGATGGTTACTGCCAATGCTGATCCGAGTGTAATACCGCCCCGAACGGATTCTTTTACCTTTCCATTATTTTCCATCACTCTTTAAACTTTGTTAGAGTTTTATTTACAATTTTATGCATATATAATGCTGTATTTAGTAATGATATTTCGAGAATTCAAACACAATACGATCTTCTCTGGTAATTATTTACAGCAGGAAATAAAAAAAGCAACCCGTTTTACCGGGTTGCCCTGTATGGTGAGCTATGGGTCTCTTACCTGCTCATTTTAAACTCTCTCTTCGTCTTATCTATTTTGGCTCATGTGATTAAGATTAGGTTAAAATATTTTTAAGACTGCCAATATTTTGAATACGCTTTTCGGCAAGTTTATTGGATGCTTCAATCGGGGTCAGATTATGATTTTCAGCATATTCAAAAATGTTGAGAACGGTATCATAAATTTCAGCAGTTTTCTCCATCGCAAGGTTTTCATTATATCCCTGGGCTTGTAGTTCACTTGATATATTGATGATTCCACCGGCATTTATTACGTAATCGGGTGTGTATAAAATTCCTCTGTCCTGAAGCATCTGTCCGTGCTCTTGTTCATCATCCAAAATATTGTTTGCACCACCGGCAATAATATCACAGGATAGATGGGGAATGGTGTCCTCATTGATAATTCCACCGAGTGCACAAGGACTTAATATGTGGAGATCGAGTGTATAAATTTCATCGGGGTTTACAACTTTTGCTCCTGTCTCCTCTGCAAGTTTATGGGCTTTTTCATCAAAAATATCAGTGATAAAGAGGCTGACATTTTCGTTCTCCAGGTGTTTTGCAAGATAGGTTGCAACCGAGCCCGCACCCTGAATTCCAATTCGTTTTTCAGAGAGCGAATCACTGCCATAGGCTTTTTTTGCGGCCGCTTTTATTCCCATATACACGCCATAAGCAGTTACAGGTGAGGGGTCGCCACTGCCGCCAAGAGATTTTGGAATTCCGGTTACGTAGTCTGTTTCTGTATGAATCCAGCTCATTTCGCGCTCTGTCATTCCAACATCTTCGGCAGTAAAATACCGGCCGCCTAAACCGTCAATAAATTTTCCAAAAGCACGAAACATCTCTTC of Balneolaceae bacterium contains these proteins:
- a CDS encoding Glu/Leu/Phe/Val dehydrogenase, translated to MKNSVLFSDNKVSSNNNYPLFSKLENMEHEQLVFCSRPEVGLKAIVAIHDTTLGPALGGTRMWNYASENEAIKDVLRLSRGMTYKAAISGLNFGGGKAVIIGDSRTDKTEEMFRAFGKFIDGLGGRYFTAEDVGMTEREMSWIHTETDYVTGIPKSLGGSGDPSPVTAYGVYMGIKAAAKKAYGSDSLSEKRIGIQGAGSVATYLAKHLENENVSLFITDIFDEKAHKLAEETGAKVVNPDEIYTLDLHILSPCALGGIINEDTIPHLSCDIIAGGANNILDDEQEHGQMLQDRGILYTPDYVINAGGIINISSELQAQGYNENLAMEKTAEIYDTVLNIFEYAENHNLTPIEASNKLAEKRIQNIGSLKNILT
- a CDS encoding DUF6159 family protein, which gives rise to MHRFSNTWSLMKSSFRVLKEDAMILIFPILSGIFTLLIIGSFMLPFFATGSLESIRFLENQPGVLGYIYLFLFYFLSYFVMLFFNSASVVYAIEVMRGGRPTISQALKMVTHRITPLLGWTFIASTVGLIINSLENSSDSIGKIFSAFLGLSWTVISFLVLPILIVEGKGPVTSLKLSAKMLKNSWGEQLIGHFSFGLLFALISFPIFFIIFLSLQFGGAPAIAGIAVGVLLVIGMGVVQWSLQSIFMGAIYLFVRKENIPSSYSITQISNAFH